In Paenibacillus sp. G2S3, a single window of DNA contains:
- the hisH gene encoding imidazole glycerol phosphate synthase subunit HisH — protein MTVAIVDYGMGNLHSVSKAVERLGYECVVTGEAEQILAADSVILPGVGAFGDAMEQLRESGLDRVVKQVAAGTQPLLGICLGMQLLFSSSEEHGSHEGLDILSGSVVRFAPRDGYKVPHMGWNKLSFRQPENPLFVGLEEGHVYFVHSYHALVAKESDLLAVTDYGYPVTAIVGQNNVFGMQFHPEKSGELGIKLLGNFLKYKGERA, from the coding sequence ATGACTGTTGCAATCGTCGATTATGGCATGGGCAACCTGCACAGTGTGAGCAAGGCGGTGGAACGTCTCGGTTATGAATGTGTAGTGACGGGTGAAGCCGAGCAAATTCTCGCTGCTGATAGTGTCATTCTGCCTGGTGTCGGTGCATTTGGCGATGCGATGGAGCAGCTGCGGGAAAGTGGTTTGGATCGTGTGGTCAAACAAGTAGCTGCGGGAACCCAGCCGCTGCTAGGGATCTGTCTTGGTATGCAGCTACTGTTTAGCAGCAGTGAAGAGCATGGTAGCCATGAGGGACTAGATATTCTCTCAGGCTCAGTAGTGCGATTCGCTCCTAGAGATGGCTATAAGGTGCCGCATATGGGGTGGAACAAGCTCAGCTTTAGACAGCCGGAGAATCCGCTTTTTGTTGGCCTTGAAGAGGGGCATGTGTATTTTGTCCACTCTTATCATGCGCTTGTAGCAAAAGAGAGTGATCTGCTAGCTGTCACCGATTATGGTTACCCAGTCACAGCTATTGTGGGGCAAAATAATGTGTTCGGCATGCAGTTCCACCCGGAGAAGAGCGGGGAGCTAGGAATCAAGCTGCTGGGTAATTTTTTGAAATATAAGGGAGAGCGGGCGTAA
- the hisA gene encoding 1-(5-phosphoribosyl)-5-[(5-phosphoribosylamino)methylideneamino]imidazole-4-carboxamide isomerase: protein MSSFIVYPAIDIRDGKCVRLQQGDYSQETIYNDSPLKVAKSWEEQGGKFIHLVDLDGAKAGHPVNDAIIGAIAANANVPVQVGGGLRNLTDVEKLLGLGVSRVIIGTAAINDHAFTEAVLAKYGDKVAIGIDARNGYVATHGWLNTSEVRAEDLAKELAAKGAETFIYTDISRDGMMQGPNVDGILSMAQASGKTVIASGGVTSLDDLLRLNVHSGSGVGGAIVGKALYTGNINLSEALQALGQK from the coding sequence ATGTCTTCTTTTATTGTATATCCGGCGATTGATATCCGGGATGGAAAATGCGTCAGGCTGCAGCAAGGGGATTACAGTCAGGAAACGATATACAATGATAGTCCACTGAAGGTGGCAAAATCATGGGAAGAGCAAGGCGGAAAGTTCATTCATTTGGTCGATTTAGACGGCGCGAAAGCAGGTCATCCTGTGAATGATGCGATTATCGGCGCTATTGCTGCTAATGCTAATGTGCCTGTTCAGGTGGGCGGTGGCCTTCGTAATCTTACAGACGTGGAAAAATTGCTTGGGCTTGGCGTCAGCCGCGTTATTATAGGAACTGCAGCGATTAACGATCATGCTTTTACCGAAGCGGTATTGGCTAAATACGGTGATAAAGTAGCTATCGGCATTGATGCGCGTAACGGCTATGTTGCGACACATGGCTGGTTGAACACCTCTGAGGTACGTGCTGAGGACCTGGCTAAGGAACTGGCTGCAAAAGGAGCCGAGACGTTCATTTACACCGACATCTCCCGCGACGGGATGATGCAGGGTCCGAACGTGGACGGTATCCTGTCCATGGCACAGGCCAGTGGTAAAACGGTGATCGCCTCCGGCGGAGTCACCAGTCTTGATGATCTGTTACGTCTGAACGTACACAGCGGCAGCGGTGTGGGCGGAGCTATTGTTGGCAAGGCGTTGTACACGGGCAATATTAATCTTTCTGAAGCTTTGCAGGCGCTCGGGCAAAAATAG